A single Cannabis sativa cultivar Pink pepper isolate KNU-18-1 chromosome 7, ASM2916894v1, whole genome shotgun sequence DNA region contains:
- the LOC115697464 gene encoding probable inositol transporter 2 produces MEGVIHPTDTSAFRDCFSLAWKNPYVLRLAFSAGIGGLLFGYDTGVISGALLYIRDDFKSVDRETVLQESIVSMAVAGAIIGAAIGGWLNDRYGRRTALLVADFLFFVGAVVMASAPNPTLLIVGRVFVGLGVGMASMTAPLYISEASPAKIRGALVSTNAFLITGGQFLSYLINLGFTNVPGTWRWMLGVAGLPALVQFFLMVFLPESPRWLYREGREEEAKAILLKIYTAEEVETEMQVLKESIEAEQQQKGLDEKINISQLLKTKTVRRGLLAGVGLQIAQQFVGINTVMYYSPTIVQLAGIASNQTALLLSLVTAGLNALGSVVSIYFIDRTGRKKLLVISLCGVIVSLGLLSAVFHETTSHSPAVSVAATSHFGNFTCPDYGSAGFGAGTWDCMKCLKASKPDCGFCASPNDKLLPGACLVSNDNVKEMCKQEERLWYTRGCPSKLGWLALVALALYIIFFSPGMGTVPWIVNSEIYPLRFRGVCGGIAATANWISNLIVAQSFLSMTQAIGTSWTFFIFGVISVVALIFVLVCVPETKGLPIEEIEKMLEMRSLHYKFWENSSSSSLDNNKKGQSV; encoded by the exons ATGGAAGGAGTTATTCATCCAACAGACACATCTGCTTTCAGAGATTGTTTCTCTTTGGCTTGGAAGAACCCTTATGTTCTTCGCCTTGCTTTCTCCGCTGGAATTGGTGGTCTTCTTTTTGGCTATGACACAG GAGTGATATCAGGAGCTCTTCTCTACATTAGAGATGATTTTAAGTCAGTGGACAGAGAGACCGTTTTGCag GAGAGCATAGTAAGCATGGCTGTGGCTGGTGCCATAATAGGAGCTGCCATTGGAGGATGGCTTAATGACCGTTACGGGAGGAGAACTGCTCTTCTCGTAGCGGATTTCCTCTTTTTCGTTGGAGCAGTGGTGATGGCCTCTGCTCCAAACCCGACCCTTCTTATTGTGGGTCGGGTTTTCGTAGGTCTTGGGGTAGGTATGGCATCCATGACAGCTCCCTTGTACATTTCAGAGGCCTCTCCTGCTAAGATTAGAGGTGCCCTTGTTAGTACCAATGCATTTCTCATAACTGGTGGCCAGTTCTTGTCTTACCTCATCAATTTGGGATTCACAAAT GTTCCTGGGACATGGAGGTGGATGCTTGGAGTTGCTGGGCTCCCAGCTTTGGTGCAATTTTTCTTGATGGTTTTTCTTCCTGAATCACCTCGTTGGCTTTACCGTGAG GGCAGAGAAGAAGAAGCAAAAGCAATTTTACTAAAAATCTACACAGCTGAGGAAGTAGAAACCGAAATGCAAGTTCTAAAAGAGTCAATAGAGgcagaacaacaacaaaaagGATTAGATGAGAAAATCAACATTTCACAATTATTGAAAACAAAAACAGTGAGACGCGGCTTATTAGCCGGCGTAGGCCTACAAATTGCTCAACAATTTGTAGGCATAAACACTGTCATGTACTACAGCCCCACCATTGTTCAGCTCGCGGGAATCGCCTCCAACCAAACCGCGCTACTCCTTTCCCTTGTCACGGCGGGACTCAATGCCTTGGGATCGGTTGTCAGCATTTATTTTATTGATAGGACTGGGAGGAAGAAGCTTTTGGTTATTAGTTTGTGTGGTGTTATTGTCTCACTTGGCCTTTTGTCTGCTGTTTTTCATGAAACTACTTCTCATTCTCCCGCGGTGAGTGTCGCCGCCACCTCCCATTTCGGGAACTTTACTTGCCCGGATTATGGCTCTGCTGGTTTTGGTGCTGGAACTTGGGATTGTATGAAGTGTTTGAAGGCTTCTAAGCCGGATTGTGGATTTTGTGCTTCTCCAAACGACAAG TTACTTCCGGGAGCATGTTTGGTATCAAACGACAACGTTAAGGAGATGTGCAAACAAGAAGAGAGACTATGGTACACAAGGGGTTGCCCAAGCAAATTAGGATGGCTAGCACTTGTAGCACTTGCCTTGTACATAATATTTTTCTCACCAGGAATGGGGACAGTTCCATGGATTGTCAATTCAGAGATATACCCACTAAGATTTCGTGGTGTATGTGGTGGAATTGCAGCCACAGCTAACTGGATTTCAAATCTAATTGTGGCCCAATCATTCTTGTCCATGACTCAAGCCATTGGGACCTCTTGGACCTTTTTCATATTTGGAGTCATTTCAGTTGTGGCCCTAATCTTTGTTCTTGTTTGTGTGCCTGAAACTAAAGGACTTCCTATTGAAGAAATTGAGAAGATGTTGGAGATGAGGAGTTTGCATTACAAGTTTTGGGAAAATAGCTCTTCATCATCATTAGATAACAACAAGAAGGGACAATCTGTTTAG